The following coding sequences are from one Candidatus Zixiibacteriota bacterium window:
- a CDS encoding tetratricopeptide repeat protein, producing MSISRRFTWLIPVIFIFLLPISAFGVSKEAQKHFDEAMRLKANELSKAIVELKEAIRLEPKWVEAHYHLGTFYQHKKLFDDALREYKTVGRLDPKYPKLHYVLGSLYYTQGVMAWTKAAQIDHSYLYKDDGKQVFYKKGTSPEKATEPYKKIVEKDTSNALAFYNLRGVYYDLALLEYEQAVKAHPKDTSAQYELGLVYLERGRADKARQQIKVLEKISEGHASGLKQQIDMEEAQRKMLKGQ from the coding sequence ATGTCCATTTCCCGTAGATTTACCTGGTTGATACCTGTCATCTTTATATTCTTACTCCCCATCTCAGCCTTTGGAGTAAGCAAGGAAGCTCAAAAACATTTTGATGAAGCTATGAGACTGAAAGCCAATGAGCTGTCCAAAGCCATAGTGGAATTGAAAGAGGCTATCAGGCTTGAGCCGAAATGGGTGGAAGCCCATTATCATCTGGGAACCTTTTACCAGCACAAGAAGCTTTTCGACGATGCTTTGAGAGAATACAAAACCGTGGGCAGACTCGACCCGAAATATCCCAAGTTACATTATGTTCTGGGATCATTGTATTATACCCAGGGGGTTATGGCCTGGACCAAAGCCGCTCAAATCGATCATTCCTATCTTTATAAAGACGATGGCAAACAGGTATTCTACAAAAAGGGCACTTCTCCGGAAAAAGCGACCGAGCCATACAAAAAAATAGTGGAAAAAGATACCTCCAATGCCCTGGCTTTCTATAATTTGCGGGGTGTTTATTATGACCTGGCTCTCCTGGAATACGAGCAGGCAGTTAAAGCCCATCCAAAAGATACTTCTGCCCAGTATGAATTAGGACTGGTTTATCTGGAAAGAGGAAGGGCTGATAAGGCCAGACAGCAGATAAAAGTCCTGGAAAAAATCTCTGAGGGCCATGCCTCTGGGTTAAAGCAGCAGATCGATATGGAAGAAGCTCAGAGAAAGATGTTGAAAGGACAATAA